One genomic region from Phoenix dactylifera cultivar Barhee BC4 unplaced genomic scaffold, palm_55x_up_171113_PBpolish2nd_filt_p 000190F, whole genome shotgun sequence encodes:
- the LOC103723547 gene encoding heavy metal-associated isoprenylated plant protein 23-like, whose amino-acid sequence MGGTLEYFSGLFGSSRRHRKRKQFQTVELKVRMDCDGCELKVKNALSSMKGVKSVDINRKQQKVTVSGYVEQHKVLKKAQSTGKKAEIWPYVPYNLVMHPYAAHAYDKKAPPGYVRNVEAITISSQPFRQEDQLTNLFNDDNPNACSIM is encoded by the exons ATGGGGGGCACCTTAGAATACTTCTCAGGCTTGTTTGGCAGCAGCCGCAGGCACAGGAAGAGGAAGCAGTTCCAGACTGTGGAGCTCAAGGTCAGGATGGATTGTGATGGCTGCGAACTCAAAGTTAAAAATGCTCTCTCCTCAATGAAAG GAGTTAAATCTGTGGACATCAATAGAAAGCAGCAGAAGGTGACTGTGAGTGGATATGTTGAGCAACACAAGGTCCTGAAGAAGGCGCAATCCACAGGCAAAAAGGCTGAGATATGGCCTTACGTTCCTTACAACCTGGTCATGCACCCATATGCTGCCCATGCCTATGACAAGAAGGCACCCCCAGGCTATGTGAGGAATGTGGAGGCCATCACCATCTCCAGCCAGCCATTTAGGCAGGAGGACCAGCTCACCAACTTGTTCAATGATGACAACCCAAATGCCTGCTCAATTATGTGA